A single region of the Carassius gibelio isolate Cgi1373 ecotype wild population from Czech Republic chromosome A14, carGib1.2-hapl.c, whole genome shotgun sequence genome encodes:
- the tmem129 gene encoding E3 ubiquitin-protein ligase TM129 yields MDRPETTFTLAYIVFALCFVFTPNEFRSAGFTVQHMFSPWLGSEDMGFIQHHVRRSALTALLHCCLPLGYYAGMCLAAPEQDLLQVHRAARGWQLYFCFSLTVLLLGCVLVFVWSRRGWENHPICRALSAHALQRSSWRAVASSINTEFRRIDKFSSGCPSARVIVTDSWVMKVSTYSLHIALQQDCHLTVTGSTQHSLSPELNTPLQILTITVASINPRVQPFLIRLKSTEYAELQEKLHAPIRNAANVVIHLTMSELFLETFKTYVKMNAVYECPSGQELEPCIGCMQARAAVKLLRLCQADGEGECQQCFCRPMWCLTCMGKWFASRQDQQTPETWLSSRVPCPTCRAKFCILDVCSIE; encoded by the exons ATGGATCGTCCGGAGACCACCTTCACTCTGGCGTATATCGTGTTCGCGCTGTGCTTCGTGTTCACGCCGAACGAGTTCCGCTCGGCCGGCTTCACGGTGCAGCACATGTTCTCTCCGTGGCTGGGCAGCGAGGACATGGGCTTCATCCAGCACCACGTCCGGAGGAGCGCCCTGACCGCGCTGCTGCACTGCTGCCTGCCGCTCG GATACTACGCAGGGATGTGTTTGGCCGCTCCGGAGCAGGATCTGCTGCAGGTGCACCGGGCGGCTCGGGGCTGGCAGCTCTACTTCTGCTTCTCTCTGACCGTGCTGCTGCTCGGCTGTGTTCTTGTGTTCGTCTGGTCCAGGCGCGGCTGGGAGAATCACCCCATCTGCCGGGCGCTCAGTGCTCACGCTTTACAACGCTCCAGCTGGAGAGCCGTGGCCTCGTCCATCAACACTGAGTTCCGGCGCATCGATAAGTTCTCGTCGGGCTGTCCGAGCGCCAGAGTGATCGTCACTGACTCCTGGGTGATGAAGGTCAGCACATACTCCCTGCACATCGCCCTGCAGCAGGACTGTCACCTGACCGTCACCGGCTCCACGCAGCACAGTCTGTCTCCTGAGCTCAACACACCGCTGCAGATCCTCACCATCACTGTGGCCAGCATCAACCCCCGCGTCCAGCCCTTCCTCATCAG GCTGAAGTCCACGGAGTACGCAGAGCTGCAGGAGAAACTGCACGCACCCATCAGAAACGCTGCCAATGTGGTCATCCATCTGACCATGAGCGAGCTCTTCCTGGAGACCTTCAAGACGTATGTGAAGATGAACGCCGTGTACGAGTGTCCGAGTGGACAG gagctGGAGCCGTGTATCGGCTGTATGCAGGCCCGCGCCGCTGTGAAGCTGCTGCGTCTGTGTCAGGCGGACGGCGAGGGAGAGTGTCAGCAGTGCTTCTGTCGGCCCATGTGGTGTCTCACCTGTATGGGGAAGTGGTTCGCCAGCCGTCAGGACCAGCAGACGCCGGAGACGTGGCTCAGCAGCAGGGTCCCGTGTCCCACCTGCAGGGCCAAGTTCTGCATCCTGGACGTCTGCTCCATCGAATGA